A region from the Sulfurivermis fontis genome encodes:
- a CDS encoding LysM peptidoglycan-binding domain-containing protein, with protein sequence MKIKNMLKYSGLAALVLTVAVGCASAPKEEAAESTATQETAASSMEAQNAINEAKLAAEKAQAAGAAWRDTDGLIKQAEEAMKAGDYAKAIALAEEARRQAEAALAQHEAEMAKMGAAGSASSSYEVVRGDSLWRISGKSEIYGNPYQWPLIYKANRDKIKDADLIYPGQMLAIDRAASSADVAAAVNHAKTRGAWSLGVVEESDKAYLAK encoded by the coding sequence ATGAAAATCAAGAACATGCTGAAGTATTCCGGTCTTGCCGCGCTGGTGCTGACGGTCGCGGTCGGCTGTGCCAGTGCCCCGAAGGAAGAGGCCGCTGAGTCTACCGCTACCCAGGAAACCGCAGCCTCCAGCATGGAAGCACAAAATGCCATCAACGAAGCCAAGCTGGCTGCCGAGAAGGCCCAGGCTGCGGGTGCCGCCTGGCGCGACACCGATGGCCTGATCAAGCAGGCTGAAGAGGCGATGAAGGCCGGCGACTATGCCAAGGCCATTGCACTGGCCGAAGAGGCGCGCCGTCAGGCTGAAGCCGCCCTGGCTCAGCATGAGGCTGAAATGGCCAAGATGGGTGCTGCCGGCAGTGCCTCCTCCAGTTACGAAGTCGTGCGCGGTGACAGCCTGTGGCGCATCTCCGGCAAGAGCGAGATCTACGGTAACCCCTACCAGTGGCCGCTGATCTACAAGGCCAACCGCGACAAGATCAAGGACGCCGATCTGATTTACCCGGGCCAGATGCTTGCCATCGACCGTGCCGCCTCCAGCGCCGATGTGGCCGCTGCCGTCAACCATGCCAAGACCCGTGGTGCCTGGTCACTGGGTGTGGTCGAAGAGTCTGACAAGGCGTATCTCGCCAAGTAA
- a CDS encoding TlpA family protein disulfide reductase — translation MLRTGLLFALLSVAAVAVANPDFTLQDIDGKQHRLSDYRGKWVVVNYWATWCPPCREEIPELVEFHERHKDHDAVVLGVNMEQVTIDKLRQFVEENFVSYPILPGSSDMATVGPVRGLPTTYLIAPDGRLVARQVGGVTAAGIESFINNQ, via the coding sequence GTGTTGCGTACAGGTTTGCTGTTTGCCTTGTTGTCGGTCGCGGCAGTTGCTGTGGCCAATCCCGATTTCACGCTGCAGGATATCGACGGCAAGCAACACCGCCTGTCCGATTATCGCGGCAAATGGGTGGTGGTCAACTACTGGGCAACCTGGTGCCCGCCCTGCCGGGAGGAAATTCCTGAGTTAGTGGAGTTCCACGAGCGGCACAAGGATCATGATGCGGTGGTACTCGGGGTAAACATGGAGCAGGTGACGATAGACAAGCTGCGTCAGTTTGTGGAAGAGAATTTTGTTTCCTATCCGATCTTGCCTGGCTCTTCTGACATGGCTACCGTAGGTCCGGTGCGAGGTTTGCCCACCACTTATCTGATAGCACCTGACGGCCGCCTGGTGGCGCGACAGGTAGGCGGGGTTACTGCTGCAGGTATCGAGAGCTTCATCAATAATCAATAA
- a CDS encoding thioredoxin family protein encodes MRRMLMVACLLSLLPFSAATAAAGRDPLVHFFNETFGNFAEELEQARDQGKKGVLVFYEMDECPFCHFMKQNVLNQPNVQEYYREHFLNFIVDIEGDIEIVDFAGKTTTQKDFAKVARVRATPVIAFYDLDGKEIFRHTGRTSGVDEFLLMGRFVADGMYKNQKFTVYKREYMKK; translated from the coding sequence ATGCGGCGTATGTTGATGGTTGCCTGTTTGTTGTCTTTGTTGCCCTTCAGCGCAGCGACGGCAGCGGCCGGGCGTGACCCGCTGGTGCATTTCTTCAACGAAACCTTCGGCAATTTCGCCGAAGAGTTGGAGCAGGCGCGCGATCAGGGCAAGAAAGGTGTATTGGTCTTCTACGAAATGGATGAATGCCCCTTCTGCCACTTCATGAAGCAGAACGTGCTCAACCAGCCCAATGTGCAGGAGTATTATCGCGAGCACTTCCTCAATTTCATCGTCGATATCGAAGGCGATATCGAGATTGTGGATTTTGCCGGTAAAACCACCACGCAGAAAGATTTCGCCAAGGTTGCCCGGGTACGTGCCACGCCGGTCATCGCCTTTTATGACCTGGATGGCAAGGAAATCTTTCGGCATACCGGCCGGACTTCCGGGGTAGATGAATTTCTGCTGATGGGCAGGTTTGTCGCGGACGGCATGTACAAGAACCAGAAGTTCACCGTGTACAAGCGCGAATACATGAAAAAATAA